A section of the Castanea sativa cultivar Marrone di Chiusa Pesio chromosome 12, ASM4071231v1 genome encodes:
- the LOC142619034 gene encoding VIN3-like protein 2 isoform X1, producing MESVFSGCILDPEKCSRLSLGEKRELVHEIAQWPKDAPEMLQSFTRPELLEIICAEMGKERKYTGYTKSQMIGHLLKLVSQNSKSSDTDNSLAFSPAHIGHKRQRNIGPPSQQLTDLNHVPLENNEEEHAKILLCQNVACKATLSPEDAFCKRCSCCICHRYDDNKDPSLWLTCGADTPYDLCGLSCHLECALKHERAGIMKNGCHTKLDGSFYCVSCKKINGLMRTWRKQMLIAKEARRVDVLCLRLSLAYKILMGTTLYKEVQKTVENAVNILNNEVGPLDQVCTSMARSIVNRLSCGSEVQKLCASALESFDSIFYPDYKEKKHPTAACQIQFEKSTSTSVTIVLEYEDHLLKNFLGCRLWHRESVMTDYPDQPTFVVFRPQKIFHILYLQPSTEYFCKVSLFSSTEILSISEAKWVTSPSGGTFFRALDHGKAEHAIIAQNHPQVESTKSSNKLPNQANHTAKLQPLYDFNKSQRDGYHLLPPYIEAASSISPKAVSPSTPCKPSGMGAVPVMDCKRREESDYEHSVRVVKWLEHEGLMDEDFRVKFLSWFSLKATEQERNVVNVFVHVLLDDPPSLAGQLIHTFMDKISSEQKPVSRHGLCFRLWH from the exons ATGGAGTCGGTTTTCTCAG gttgTATACTTGATCCTGAAAAATGTAGCCGGCTAAGCTTGGGAGAGAAAAGAGAGCTAGTCCATGAGATTGCCCAATGGCCAAAAGATGCCCCGGAGATGCTTCAATCCTTTACCCGCCCGGAGCTTCTTGAAATCATCTGTGCTGAAATGGGAAAAGAGAGGAAGTACACAGGATACACAAAATCTCAAATGATAGGACACCTTCTAAAGTTAGTTTCCCAGAATTCGAAGAGCAGCGATACTGATAATTCTCTTGCCTTTTCTCCAGCTCATATTGGACATAAAAGGCAAAGGAACATAGGGCCCCCGTCTCAACAATTGACTGACCTGAATCATGTTCCTCTGGAGAACAATGAAGAAGAACATGCTAAAATCCTGCTCTGTCAGAATGTTGCATGTAAAGCTACCTTGAGTCCAGAGGATGCTTTTTGCAAGAGATGTTCTTGCTGTATCTGTCATCGTTATGATGATAACAAGGATCCTAGTCTGTGGTTGACCTGTGGCGCTGATACTCCTTATGACCTGTGTGGATTGTCATGCCATTTGGAATGTGCTTTGAAGCATGAAAGAGCTGGTATTATGAAGAATGGATGTCATACAAAGTTGGATGGAAGTTTCTATTGCGTTTCTTGCAAAAAAATCAATGGGCTAATGAG AACTTGGAGAAAACAAATGCTAATTGCCAAGGAAGCCAGAAGAGTGGATGTACTGTGCCTACGATTATCTTTGGCTTACAAGATCCTCATGGGAACAACACTATACAAAGAAGTTCAGAAGACAGTGGAAAATGCAGTGAATATACTGAACAATGAAGTGGGGCCTCTGGATCAGGTATGCACAAGTATGGCACGAAGCATTGTCAACAGACTCTCCTGTGGTTCTGAGGTTCAGAAGTTGTGTGCTTCTGCGCTAGAATCTTTTGATTCAATATTTTACCCtgattataaggaaaaaaaacatcCAACTG CAGCTTGTCAAATCCAATTTGAAAAGTCCACCTCTACCTCAGTGACCATTGTGCTAGAATATGAAGATCATCTGTTGAAAAACTTCCTAGGCTGCAGGCTGTGGCATCGCGAGTCTGTCATGACGGATTATCCAGACCAACCCACTTTCGTTGTATTTAGGCCACAGAAGATTTTCCATATACTCTATCTTCAACCTTCAACTGAATATTTCTGCAAGGTTTCTTTGTTTAGCAGCACTGAGATATTGAGTATCTCAGAAGCTAAATGGGTGACATCTCCATCAGGTGGAACCTTTTTCAGAGCTTTAGATCATGGAAAGGCAGAACATGCAATAATAGCTCAAAATCATCCTCAGGTGGAGTCCACAAAGTCTAGTAACAAGTTACCAAACCAAGCAAACCACACTGCAAAGCTTCAGCCATTGTATGACTTCAACAAGAGCCAGCGTGATGGGTATCATTTGCTGCCTCCTTACATTGAAGCCGCATCTTCAATAAGCCCCAAAGCGGTTTCTCCTTCCACACCTTGTAAACCTAGTGGAATGGGGGCAGTTCCGGTTATGGATTGTAAAAGACGTGAGGAGAGTGATTATGAACACTCTGTGCGAGTGGTCAAATGGTTAGAGCATGAAGGGCTCATGGATGAAGattttagagtaaaatttctgtCTTGGTTCAGCCTCAAGGCTACAGAGCAAGAGAGAAACGTTGTTAATGTCTTTGTGCATGTTTTGCTTGATGACCCTCCAAGTTTAGCTGGACAGCTTATACATACCTTCATGGACAAGATATCAAGCGAACAAAAGCCAGTTTCTAGGCATGGGCTTTGCTTCAGGTTGTGGCACTAA
- the LOC142619034 gene encoding VIN3-like protein 2 isoform X2: MESVFSGCILDPEKCSRLSLGEKRELVHEIAQWPKDAPEMLQSFTRPELLEIICAEMGKERKYTGYTKSQMIGHLLKLVSQNSKSSDTDNSLAFSPAHIGHKRQRNIGPPSQQLTDLNHVPLENNEEEHAKILLCQNVACKATLSPEDAFCKRCSCCICHRYDDNKDPSLWLTCGADTPYDLCGLSCHLECALKHERAGIMKNGCHTKLDGSFYCVSCKKINGLMRTWRKQMLIAKEARRVDVLCLRLSLAYKILMGTTLYKEVQKTVENAVNILNNEVGPLDQVCTSMARSIVNRLSCGSEVQKLCASALESFDSIFYPDYKEKKHPTACQIQFEKSTSTSVTIVLEYEDHLLKNFLGCRLWHRESVMTDYPDQPTFVVFRPQKIFHILYLQPSTEYFCKVSLFSSTEILSISEAKWVTSPSGGTFFRALDHGKAEHAIIAQNHPQVESTKSSNKLPNQANHTAKLQPLYDFNKSQRDGYHLLPPYIEAASSISPKAVSPSTPCKPSGMGAVPVMDCKRREESDYEHSVRVVKWLEHEGLMDEDFRVKFLSWFSLKATEQERNVVNVFVHVLLDDPPSLAGQLIHTFMDKISSEQKPVSRHGLCFRLWH, encoded by the exons ATGGAGTCGGTTTTCTCAG gttgTATACTTGATCCTGAAAAATGTAGCCGGCTAAGCTTGGGAGAGAAAAGAGAGCTAGTCCATGAGATTGCCCAATGGCCAAAAGATGCCCCGGAGATGCTTCAATCCTTTACCCGCCCGGAGCTTCTTGAAATCATCTGTGCTGAAATGGGAAAAGAGAGGAAGTACACAGGATACACAAAATCTCAAATGATAGGACACCTTCTAAAGTTAGTTTCCCAGAATTCGAAGAGCAGCGATACTGATAATTCTCTTGCCTTTTCTCCAGCTCATATTGGACATAAAAGGCAAAGGAACATAGGGCCCCCGTCTCAACAATTGACTGACCTGAATCATGTTCCTCTGGAGAACAATGAAGAAGAACATGCTAAAATCCTGCTCTGTCAGAATGTTGCATGTAAAGCTACCTTGAGTCCAGAGGATGCTTTTTGCAAGAGATGTTCTTGCTGTATCTGTCATCGTTATGATGATAACAAGGATCCTAGTCTGTGGTTGACCTGTGGCGCTGATACTCCTTATGACCTGTGTGGATTGTCATGCCATTTGGAATGTGCTTTGAAGCATGAAAGAGCTGGTATTATGAAGAATGGATGTCATACAAAGTTGGATGGAAGTTTCTATTGCGTTTCTTGCAAAAAAATCAATGGGCTAATGAG AACTTGGAGAAAACAAATGCTAATTGCCAAGGAAGCCAGAAGAGTGGATGTACTGTGCCTACGATTATCTTTGGCTTACAAGATCCTCATGGGAACAACACTATACAAAGAAGTTCAGAAGACAGTGGAAAATGCAGTGAATATACTGAACAATGAAGTGGGGCCTCTGGATCAGGTATGCACAAGTATGGCACGAAGCATTGTCAACAGACTCTCCTGTGGTTCTGAGGTTCAGAAGTTGTGTGCTTCTGCGCTAGAATCTTTTGATTCAATATTTTACCCtgattataaggaaaaaaaacatcCAACTG CTTGTCAAATCCAATTTGAAAAGTCCACCTCTACCTCAGTGACCATTGTGCTAGAATATGAAGATCATCTGTTGAAAAACTTCCTAGGCTGCAGGCTGTGGCATCGCGAGTCTGTCATGACGGATTATCCAGACCAACCCACTTTCGTTGTATTTAGGCCACAGAAGATTTTCCATATACTCTATCTTCAACCTTCAACTGAATATTTCTGCAAGGTTTCTTTGTTTAGCAGCACTGAGATATTGAGTATCTCAGAAGCTAAATGGGTGACATCTCCATCAGGTGGAACCTTTTTCAGAGCTTTAGATCATGGAAAGGCAGAACATGCAATAATAGCTCAAAATCATCCTCAGGTGGAGTCCACAAAGTCTAGTAACAAGTTACCAAACCAAGCAAACCACACTGCAAAGCTTCAGCCATTGTATGACTTCAACAAGAGCCAGCGTGATGGGTATCATTTGCTGCCTCCTTACATTGAAGCCGCATCTTCAATAAGCCCCAAAGCGGTTTCTCCTTCCACACCTTGTAAACCTAGTGGAATGGGGGCAGTTCCGGTTATGGATTGTAAAAGACGTGAGGAGAGTGATTATGAACACTCTGTGCGAGTGGTCAAATGGTTAGAGCATGAAGGGCTCATGGATGAAGattttagagtaaaatttctgtCTTGGTTCAGCCTCAAGGCTACAGAGCAAGAGAGAAACGTTGTTAATGTCTTTGTGCATGTTTTGCTTGATGACCCTCCAAGTTTAGCTGGACAGCTTATACATACCTTCATGGACAAGATATCAAGCGAACAAAAGCCAGTTTCTAGGCATGGGCTTTGCTTCAGGTTGTGGCACTAA